A genomic window from Terrisporobacter glycolicus ATCC 14880 = DSM 1288 includes:
- a CDS encoding glycine betaine ABC transporter substrate-binding protein — translation MTNLINYLLAQKGQIISLLIQHIQLTVVAIVVAIIIGIPLGILVSKNEKLRKYIVGIINVFQAIPSMALLGLLVPVLGIGSKPAIMMVVLYSLLPIVKNTTTGILGIDKNIIESATGIGLTSKQILYKIQLPLALPIIMAGIRISAVTAVGLMTLAAFIGAGGLGYLVFSGVQTVNNIMILAGAIPACILALTVDYIFSRVEKAVMSKYSSQKSSTEKRKGTHTGIKVCTAIVVVVILITSIVPSFGKKDTIVVGSKDYTEGLILGNMYADLLEEYTDYNIERKLNMGTTVLWSSIVSGEVDMCADYTGTILMNIMKEEATGDANDVYNRVKNNLDKEYGIKVLDPIGFNNTYTLAMDSDVAKKYNIETYSDLTKHSEGFVFSPTLAFQNREDGLPGLQKYYNMKFKEIKSMDGALRYQALKRGDAQVIDAFSTDGLLKKFNLKVLKDDKEFFPPYYAVPLVREDLIAKYPETEEVLNKLSGVINEEEMIELNYKVDEKGQTPEKVAHDYLVEKNLIKD, via the coding sequence TTGACTAATCTTATAAATTATTTATTAGCACAAAAGGGACAAATTATATCTTTGTTAATACAACATATTCAATTGACTGTAGTAGCAATTGTTGTAGCTATAATTATTGGTATACCTCTTGGAATATTAGTTTCAAAGAACGAAAAACTTAGAAAGTATATTGTAGGTATAATAAATGTGTTTCAAGCAATACCATCTATGGCATTACTTGGACTGTTAGTTCCGGTACTAGGAATTGGAAGTAAACCTGCCATAATGATGGTTGTATTGTATTCTTTATTACCGATAGTAAAAAATACTACAACAGGAATTCTTGGCATAGATAAAAATATAATTGAATCTGCAACAGGAATTGGTCTTACTTCAAAGCAAATTTTATATAAAATACAGTTGCCATTAGCTCTTCCAATAATTATGGCAGGGATAAGAATTTCGGCAGTAACTGCTGTTGGACTTATGACTTTAGCCGCATTTATAGGGGCAGGCGGTCTTGGTTATTTAGTATTTTCTGGTGTTCAAACTGTAAATAATATTATGATTTTAGCAGGTGCTATTCCAGCTTGTATTTTAGCTCTTACAGTTGACTATATATTTTCAAGAGTAGAAAAAGCTGTTATGAGTAAATATTCATCTCAAAAATCATCTACTGAAAAAAGAAAAGGTACTCATACTGGTATAAAAGTATGCACAGCTATAGTTGTAGTGGTTATATTAATCACATCCATAGTGCCTAGCTTTGGAAAAAAAGATACTATAGTAGTAGGTTCAAAGGACTATACTGAGGGGCTTATACTTGGAAACATGTATGCAGATTTACTAGAAGAGTATACTGATTATAATATTGAGAGAAAATTAAATATGGGTACAACAGTACTTTGGAGTTCCATAGTAAGTGGTGAAGTTGACATGTGTGCTGATTATACAGGAACTATTTTAATGAATATTATGAAAGAAGAAGCAACAGGAGATGCTAATGATGTATATAATCGTGTGAAAAATAATCTTGATAAAGAATATGGTATTAAAGTATTAGATCCTATTGGATTTAATAATACTTATACTTTAGCAATGGATTCTGATGTTGCAAAGAAATACAATATAGAAACTTATTCTGATTTAACTAAACACTCAGAAGGTTTTGTATTTTCGCCAACATTAGCATTCCAAAATAGAGAAGACGGTTTACCTGGATTACAGAAATATTATAATATGAAATTTAAAGAAATTAAAAGTATGGATGGAGCTTTAAGATATCAAGCCTTAAAAAGAGGAGATGCTCAAGTAATAGATGCATTTTCTACTGATGGATTATTAAAAAAATTTAATTTGAAAGTGTTAAAAGATGATAAAGAATTTTTCCCGCCTTATTATGCTGTACCATTAGTTAGGGAAGATTTAATAGCGAAATACCCTGAAACAGAGGAAGTTTTAAATAAACTAAGTGGTGTAATAAATGAAGAGGAAATGATTGAATTAAACTATAAGGTTGATGAAAAAGGTCAAACTCCAGAGAAAGTAGCTCACGATTATTTAGTAGAAAAAAATTTAATAAAGGATTAA
- a CDS encoding adenosylcobalamin-dependent ribonucleoside-diphosphate reductase — protein MIKVSKRDGTIEKFDKRKIFNAIYKSSINSKFGTDRELANSIATMIEEKIQNKEIEATAENIQDEVEDLLMSSNRKDIAKKYIIYRDRRTEIRNSKWNMDELQKSIWKNKYQYKDESFNEWVARISGGNPKIAKLIRERKFLFAGRILANRGLYRDNIKVTYSNCYVLEPPEDNIESIFDTAKNLARTFSYGGGVGIDISKLRPNGAAVHNAAKTTSGAVSFMDLYSMTTGLIGQKGRRGALMISMDISHPDIEEFIDVKTDLEKVTKANISVRISDEFMEAVKNKEKYTCKFVVEATKEEIIKEVNAYDLFMKLVKNNWDYAEPGMLFWDNISKYHLLSEDKEFKHDGVNPCAEEPLPAGGSCLLGSINLSEFVVEPFTDNAIFDMEKFKACVADCILGLNEVLEEGLSLHPLKQQQKSVSEYRQIGLGVMGIADMLIKLKIRYGSQESINLCNEISKNMLNSAVKKSALLSKERGAFEKYNEEEVFKSPFFINNINEDVKELVKKYGLRNSQILTIPPTGSISTMLGISGGIEPMFNISYTRKTETLHSQDVYYKVYTPIVKEYMNLKDITDENELPDIFVTAMSLKPEERIAMQGIWQKHIDASISSTINLPYEAKVEDIYNIYMSAWENKLKGITIYRDGCERSGVLLNDKKDKNKKEEKIEKSDENHVEDGHEKFICPECGNESIIPTGGCTICLQCGYSKCN, from the coding sequence ATGATTAAAGTATCTAAAAGAGATGGAACAATAGAAAAATTTGATAAAAGAAAAATTTTTAATGCAATATATAAATCCTCAATTAATAGTAAATTTGGAACAGATAGAGAATTGGCTAATTCTATAGCAACAATGATAGAAGAAAAAATACAAAATAAAGAAATAGAGGCAACAGCAGAAAACATACAAGATGAAGTAGAAGACTTATTAATGTCATCAAATAGAAAAGATATTGCGAAAAAATATATTATTTATAGGGATAGAAGAACTGAAATTAGAAATTCTAAGTGGAATATGGACGAGTTACAAAAGTCTATTTGGAAAAATAAATATCAGTATAAAGATGAAAGTTTCAATGAATGGGTTGCTAGAATTAGTGGTGGAAATCCTAAAATTGCAAAATTAATAAGAGAAAGAAAATTTTTATTTGCAGGAAGAATTTTAGCAAATAGAGGATTGTATAGAGATAATATAAAAGTTACTTATTCAAACTGCTATGTATTAGAACCACCAGAAGATAATATAGAAAGCATATTTGATACAGCTAAAAATTTAGCAAGGACTTTTTCTTATGGTGGAGGTGTGGGAATAGATATTTCCAAACTTAGACCAAATGGAGCAGCAGTTCATAATGCAGCAAAAACCACATCAGGTGCTGTATCATTTATGGATTTATATTCAATGACAACAGGTCTTATTGGGCAAAAGGGACGACGTGGGGCATTGATGATTTCCATGGATATAAGTCATCCTGATATTGAAGAATTTATAGATGTGAAAACTGATTTAGAAAAAGTTACTAAGGCAAACATATCTGTAAGAATAAGTGATGAATTTATGGAAGCTGTTAAAAATAAAGAAAAATATACTTGTAAATTTGTAGTGGAAGCAACAAAAGAAGAAATAATAAAAGAAGTTAATGCTTATGATTTATTTATGAAATTAGTAAAAAATAATTGGGACTATGCAGAACCAGGAATGTTATTTTGGGACAACATAAGTAAATATCACTTATTAAGCGAAGATAAGGAATTTAAACATGATGGCGTAAATCCTTGTGCAGAAGAGCCTCTTCCAGCAGGAGGAAGTTGTTTGCTTGGTTCCATAAACCTATCGGAATTTGTTGTGGAACCATTTACAGATAATGCCATATTTGATATGGAAAAATTCAAAGCTTGTGTAGCAGATTGTATACTAGGATTAAACGAGGTTTTGGAAGAAGGACTTTCCCTTCATCCTCTAAAACAACAACAAAAGAGTGTTTCTGAATATAGACAAATAGGTCTTGGTGTTATGGGCATAGCTGATATGCTTATAAAATTAAAGATTAGATATGGTTCACAAGAATCAATTAATCTATGTAATGAAATTTCAAAAAATATGTTAAATAGTGCAGTGAAAAAATCAGCCTTATTATCAAAAGAACGAGGGGCTTTTGAAAAATACAATGAAGAAGAAGTGTTTAAATCACCTTTCTTTATAAACAACATAAATGAAGATGTTAAAGAATTAGTAAAGAAATATGGACTTAGAAATTCACAAATATTAACAATACCACCAACAGGCTCCATATCTACCATGCTTGGCATAAGTGGAGGAATAGAGCCTATGTTTAATATTTCATACACAAGAAAAACAGAAACACTTCATTCACAGGATGTTTACTACAAAGTATATACTCCAATAGTAAAAGAATACATGAATTTAAAAGATATTACTGATGAAAATGAACTGCCAGATATATTTGTAACAGCTATGAGTCTTAAACCAGAAGAAAGAATAGCTATGCAAGGAATTTGGCAAAAACATATTGATGCATCCATATCATCAACTATAAATTTACCCTATGAAGCTAAAGTAGAAGACATTTATAATATTTATATGTCTGCTTGGGAAAATAAGCTTAAAGGTATAACGATATACAGAGATGGTTGTGAAAGAAGTGGCGTATTATTAAATGATAAAAAAGATAAAAATAAGAAAGAAGAAAAAATAGAAAAGTCTGATGAAAACCATGTTGAAGACGGACATGAAAAATTTATTTGTCCAGAGTGTGGAAATGAATCTATTATTCCAACAGGTGGTTGTACAATATGTCTTCAATGTGGTTATAGTAAATGTAACTAA
- the hydE gene encoding [FeFe] hydrogenase H-cluster radical SAM maturase HydE: MNIIKLIDKLYEENSLNKNELLYILDNIKGDEVDYLCEKAVTTRRKFYDNKVYMRGLIEFTNYCKNDCYYCGIRCSNKNISRYRLSLEQILECADLGYKLGYRTFVLQGGEDNYFTDDKIIEVIKSIKYKYADCAITLSIGEKSYDSYKKFFHAGADRYLLRHETATEEHYKKLHPKNLKLSNRINCLRDLKEIGYQVGAGLMVDSPYQTNENIAGDLIFLKDLNPEMVGIGPFIPHHDTIFKDEPTGSLEKSIIVLALTRLLLPSVLLPATTALGTINPKGREAGLNAGCNVVMPNLSPTDVRSKYALYDNKICMGDEAAECRNCIEKRINMAGFVLDTSRGDNINWNSPL, translated from the coding sequence ATGAATATAATAAAGTTAATTGACAAACTATATGAAGAAAATTCATTAAATAAAAATGAGCTCCTCTATATACTTGATAATATTAAGGGTGATGAGGTTGATTATTTATGTGAAAAAGCTGTAACTACTAGAAGAAAGTTTTATGATAATAAGGTATATATGAGGGGTTTGATTGAATTTACAAACTACTGTAAAAATGATTGCTACTACTGCGGTATAAGATGCTCAAACAAAAATATTTCGAGATATCGACTAAGTTTAGAACAAATTCTGGAATGTGCAGATTTGGGATATAAATTAGGATACAGAACTTTTGTATTACAAGGTGGGGAAGATAATTATTTTACTGATGATAAAATTATTGAGGTTATAAAATCAATAAAATATAAATATGCTGATTGTGCTATAACCTTGTCTATAGGCGAAAAATCTTATGACTCTTATAAAAAATTTTTTCATGCTGGAGCTGATAGATATTTGTTAAGGCATGAAACTGCCACAGAAGAACATTATAAAAAGCTACATCCTAAAAATTTAAAATTATCAAATAGAATTAATTGTCTTAGAGATTTAAAAGAAATTGGATATCAAGTTGGTGCAGGATTAATGGTTGATTCTCCATACCAAACTAATGAAAATATAGCTGGAGATTTAATTTTTTTAAAAGATTTAAATCCAGAAATGGTTGGTATAGGTCCTTTCATTCCTCATCATGATACTATTTTTAAAGATGAACCTACTGGTTCTCTTGAAAAATCTATTATTGTTTTAGCTCTTACACGACTTTTACTTCCATCTGTGCTTCTACCTGCAACTACTGCACTTGGTACTATTAATCCAAAGGGGCGTGAAGCAGGTTTAAATGCTGGATGTAATGTAGTTATGCCAAATCTTTCACCTACAGATGTTCGTTCTAAATACGCTTTGTATGATAATAAAATTTGCATGGGTGATGAGGCTGCTGAATGTAGAAATTGCATAGAAAAAAGAATAAATATGGCTGGATTTGTATTAGATACATCTAGAGGAGATAATATAAACTGGAATAGTCCCTTATAA
- a CDS encoding methionine ABC transporter ATP-binding protein codes for MIQICEVNKYYGKTKVLNDINMHIKEGEIFGIIGHSGAGKSTLLRCINRLETYEDGSITVQDREVKNLDERELRFLRKDLGMIFQHFSLLERKTVSENVALPLECFKYSKNEINKRVDELLSLVGIQDKKNMKPRNLSGGQKQRVAIARALALNPKVLLCDEATSALDPNTTKSILSLLQDINKKLNITIIMVTHQMEVIKQICSRVAIMENGEVLEIGDTEELFLQNSKNLQKLVGEDDIVLPKGTNIRIIFPKEISNDSIITSMARDLDINFSIICGKLEKYREDILGSLIINVDNDNRENIKDYLDWKKVRWEEIINE; via the coding sequence ATGATACAAATATGTGAAGTAAATAAATATTATGGAAAAACAAAAGTTTTAAATGATATTAATATGCATATAAAAGAAGGCGAGATATTTGGAATAATAGGCCATAGTGGGGCAGGTAAATCCACATTACTAAGATGCATAAATAGACTAGAAACTTATGAGGACGGAAGTATAACAGTACAAGACAGAGAAGTGAAAAATTTAGATGAAAGAGAACTTAGATTTTTAAGAAAAGATTTGGGAATGATATTTCAACATTTTTCATTATTGGAAAGAAAAACAGTATCTGAAAATGTGGCCCTACCACTAGAATGCTTTAAATATTCAAAAAATGAAATAAATAAAAGAGTAGACGAGCTTTTGTCATTGGTAGGAATTCAGGATAAGAAAAACATGAAACCCAGAAATTTAAGTGGAGGTCAAAAACAAAGAGTGGCAATAGCAAGAGCTTTAGCACTAAACCCAAAAGTACTTTTATGCGATGAAGCAACTTCAGCTTTAGATCCAAACACAACAAAATCAATATTAAGTTTATTACAAGATATAAACAAAAAGCTTAATATAACAATAATTATGGTTACTCATCAAATGGAAGTAATAAAACAAATTTGCTCTAGAGTGGCTATTATGGAAAATGGAGAAGTGTTAGAGATAGGAGATACAGAAGAATTATTTTTACAAAATTCTAAAAACTTACAAAAATTAGTGGGAGAAGATGATATCGTACTTCCAAAGGGAACTAATATCAGAATAATCTTCCCAAAAGAAATCTCTAATGACTCCATAATAACTTCTATGGCAAGGGATTTGGACATAAATTTCTCCATTATATGTGGAAAGTTAGAAAAATACAGAGAAGATATACTTGGATCATTAATTATAAATGTTGATAATGATAATAGAGAAAATATAAAAGATTATCTAGATTGGAAAAAGGTTAGATGGGAGGAGATTATAAATGAATAA
- a CDS encoding methionine ABC transporter permease: protein MNKTSLYTYLAEILGDALLQTLYMIIVPTIVATILGFIMAIILVVTKPKGLKPNKVVYSILGFIVNMVRSFPFIILLIALIPFTRFIVGTSIGETAAIVPITIGAAPFIARVIENALNEVDEGLIEAAKSFGATNLQIIFKVMVKEAMPSIVSGITLSIISILGCTAMAGTVGAGGLGKVAIVYGHQRFDTSVMIYVVITLIIMVQLIQSVGDYAYKKLK, encoded by the coding sequence ATGAATAAAACTAGTTTATATACTTATTTAGCTGAAATACTTGGAGATGCTTTACTTCAAACATTATACATGATAATTGTGCCTACTATAGTAGCAACAATTTTAGGATTTATAATGGCAATAATTTTAGTGGTTACCAAGCCAAAAGGACTTAAGCCAAATAAAGTCGTATACAGTATTCTGGGATTTATAGTGAATATGGTTAGAAGTTTTCCATTTATTATTTTACTAATAGCATTAATTCCTTTCACAAGATTTATTGTTGGAACGTCTATTGGAGAAACAGCAGCCATAGTTCCTATTACCATAGGTGCTGCGCCATTTATTGCTAGAGTAATTGAAAATGCATTAAACGAGGTAGATGAAGGGCTGATAGAAGCTGCAAAATCCTTTGGAGCTACAAACTTACAAATAATATTCAAAGTAATGGTAAAAGAAGCGATGCCGTCAATAGTATCTGGTATTACTTTATCCATAATTTCCATATTAGGATGTACAGCCATGGCAGGAACTGTAGGAGCAGGAGGTCTTGGAAAAGTTGCCATAGTGTATGGGCATCAAAGGTTTGATACTTCAGTTATGATATATGTTGTAATTACACTTATTATAATGGTACAGCTAATACAAAGTGTAGGAGACTATGCATATAAAAAACTAAAATAA
- a CDS encoding MetQ/NlpA family ABC transporter substrate-binding protein, which yields MKLKKLIGLTLVGVISASLFVGCSKSSKEEDKTIKVGASPTPHTEILEVVKPLLKEKGYELEVIQFDDYVLPNTSLAEGELDANYFQHVPYLEEMNKEKDLKLTYTAKVHIEPMGIYSKKHDKLDDLKNGAKISVPNDATNEARALQLLADNGIIEVADKELITAKDITKNPKNVEIVEVEAAQVPSTLQDVDFAVINTNFALNVNLNPTKDALAIESNDSPYANILACREDNKDSEKVKALTEALTSDKVKSFIEEKYKGSIVPTF from the coding sequence ATGAAATTAAAAAAATTAATAGGATTAACATTAGTAGGAGTTATAAGTGCATCATTATTTGTAGGATGCTCAAAGTCTAGTAAAGAGGAAGATAAAACTATAAAGGTGGGAGCATCTCCAACACCACATACAGAAATTTTAGAGGTTGTAAAACCGCTATTGAAAGAAAAAGGATATGAATTAGAGGTAATACAATTTGATGATTATGTACTTCCAAATACATCTTTGGCAGAGGGAGAACTGGATGCAAATTACTTTCAACATGTTCCTTACTTAGAAGAAATGAATAAAGAAAAAGATTTAAAATTAACTTATACAGCTAAAGTTCATATTGAGCCAATGGGAATTTATTCTAAAAAACATGATAAATTAGATGACTTAAAAAATGGAGCAAAAATATCTGTACCAAATGATGCAACAAATGAAGCAAGAGCATTACAATTATTAGCTGATAATGGTATTATTGAAGTTGCTGATAAAGAATTAATAACAGCAAAAGATATAACTAAAAATCCTAAGAATGTGGAGATAGTAGAAGTTGAGGCAGCTCAAGTACCATCTACTTTACAAGATGTGGACTTTGCTGTTATAAACACTAACTTTGCTTTAAATGTTAACTTAAATCCAACTAAAGATGCTTTAGCAATAGAATCTAATGACTCACCATATGCTAACATATTAGCTTGTAGAGAAGACAATAAAGATAGTGAAAAAGTAAAAGCATTAACTGAAGCACTAACAAGTGATAAAGTTAAGTCATTTATAGAAGAAAAATATAAAGGAAGTATAGTTCCAACATTTTAA
- a CDS encoding DNA-3-methyladenine glycosylase, which yields MDKKFYSADGITLARNLLNKYLIREYDNKKIVTKIVETEAYMGAIDKAAHAYKNRKSTRTYPLYLSGGHIYVYLIYGMYNCLNLSANKKNIPECVLIRAVEPISYMDEISYNRFLKPYNELTNYQKKNLTNGPGKLCKGLNIDRSLSGENIFGSKLYIEDNTDNDFEIVQDKRINIDYAQEDKDKLWRFYIKNNKNVSVINKQ from the coding sequence TTGGATAAAAAATTTTATAGTGCAGATGGAATAACTTTAGCTAGAAATCTTTTGAATAAATATTTAATTAGGGAGTATGATAATAAAAAAATTGTGACTAAAATAGTGGAGACAGAAGCTTATATGGGAGCTATTGATAAAGCTGCCCATGCCTACAAAAATAGAAAAAGTACTAGAACATATCCTCTATACTTAAGCGGAGGACATATTTATGTTTATTTAATTTATGGTATGTATAATTGCTTAAACCTTTCAGCTAATAAAAAAAACATACCAGAATGTGTTTTGATTAGAGCAGTTGAGCCCATAAGTTATATGGATGAAATATCTTATAATAGGTTTTTGAAACCATATAATGAATTGACTAATTATCAAAAAAAGAATCTGACAAATGGTCCAGGTAAACTTTGTAAAGGTTTAAATATAGACAGAAGTTTAAGCGGGGAAAATATATTTGGAAGTAAACTTTATATAGAAGATAATACAGATAATGATTTTGAAATTGTGCAAGACAAAAGAATTAATATAGATTATGCACAGGAAGATAAAGACAAATTATGGAGATTTTACATTAAAAACAATAAAAATGTTTCTGTTATAAATAAGCAATGA
- the proC gene encoding pyrroline-5-carboxylate reductase, which produces MKKIGFIGAGNMGGAILGGILNSKIIDNDHIIASAKSDRTIERIKRDYNVNVSKDSKEVVEFSDLIVIGVKPEIYDEILEEIKDLIDDKIIITIAAGKTIEAMEKIIGNDKKIVRTMPNTPSLVGEGMTSLSPNKNISEEELGFVKSIFNSLGKSEVVKEDLIHAVIGASGSSTAYAFMFIEAIADGAVRAGMPRDKAYTFAAQGVLGAAKMVLDTQKHPGELKDMVCSPGGTTIEAVKVLEEEKFRGAVLKAIDSCIKKSIEMSK; this is translated from the coding sequence ATGAAAAAAATAGGCTTTATAGGTGCGGGAAATATGGGAGGTGCAATTTTAGGAGGAATATTAAATTCTAAAATAATTGATAATGACCATATTATTGCTTCTGCAAAAAGTGACAGAACAATTGAAAGAATAAAAAGAGATTATAATGTTAATGTAAGTAAAGATTCTAAAGAAGTAGTTGAATTTTCAGACCTTATAGTAATAGGTGTCAAGCCAGAAATATATGACGAAATATTAGAAGAAATAAAAGATTTAATAGATGATAAGATAATAATAACAATAGCAGCAGGAAAAACTATTGAAGCAATGGAAAAAATTATTGGAAATGATAAAAAAATAGTAAGAACAATGCCAAATACTCCTTCCCTTGTAGGAGAAGGGATGACTTCTTTATCTCCAAATAAAAACATAAGTGAAGAAGAATTAGGTTTTGTAAAATCAATATTTAATTCTTTAGGAAAGAGTGAAGTAGTAAAAGAAGATTTAATACATGCAGTAATAGGTGCTAGTGGCTCATCAACTGCTTATGCTTTTATGTTTATAGAAGCAATAGCCGATGGTGCAGTTCGTGCTGGAATGCCAAGAGATAAGGCCTATACATTTGCTGCACAAGGAGTATTAGGAGCTGCGAAAATGGTTTTAGATACACAAAAACATCCCGGAGAGTTGAAAGACATGGTATGTTCACCAGGTGGAACAACAATAGAAGCTGTGAAAGTACTTGAAGAAGAAAAATTTAGAGGTGCTGTATTAAAAGCTATAGATTCTTGTATTAAAAAAAGTATAGAAATGAGTAAATAA
- a CDS encoding DUF1002 domain-containing protein, which yields MKFKKKVSSLLVAMTIIASSIVPSFADGTRVVTIGVNNTAEQRQKIFSYFGVKENEVQVLEVNNKEEREYLGGVATEAQLGTKTYSCSYVEPTNSGGINVKTANITWVTSSMVASTLSTAGMTNANAVIAAVFPVSGTGALTGVMKAFEDASGKKLDEDKKELASEELITTGDLGDKIGKNEATGVVNDIKAEVIKNGTSDVTQIADIINNVTNNYNVTLTDAQIKQITDLMEKIAAQKYDYNSMKQTLNNVSDVVQDNLKEAGKEVGNSGIMDSVGGLFSSIGDWFSNLFGGSKDLGILGETKDNMLGSNAVINATDKAAEKLPSSEEVDGFFQKIINWFTNLFNNDSDKNNNSENVNKDANSEESKENNTQTPSKEEPTNNNVENNTNSTDNKQDSQSTDNTQNSNKNTDDNSLNVQSENEEHFDSQNTNQ from the coding sequence ATGAAATTTAAAAAGAAAGTTAGCTCTCTGTTAGTAGCAATGACAATAATAGCAAGTAGCATTGTGCCTTCTTTTGCTGATGGTACTAGAGTAGTGACTATAGGTGTCAACAATACAGCTGAGCAAAGACAAAAAATATTTAGTTATTTCGGTGTAAAGGAAAATGAAGTTCAAGTATTAGAGGTAAATAATAAAGAAGAGAGAGAATATTTAGGGGGAGTTGCTACAGAAGCACAACTTGGAACTAAAACATACTCTTGTTCTTACGTAGAACCAACTAATAGTGGTGGAATAAATGTAAAAACTGCAAATATAACTTGGGTTACTTCTTCAATGGTGGCATCTACCTTATCAACTGCTGGTATGACTAATGCCAACGCTGTAATAGCTGCAGTATTCCCTGTAAGTGGTACTGGTGCTTTGACAGGTGTTATGAAGGCTTTTGAAGATGCTTCTGGTAAAAAATTAGATGAAGATAAAAAAGAACTAGCTTCTGAAGAATTAATAACTACGGGAGATCTTGGTGATAAAATAGGTAAAAATGAAGCAACTGGTGTTGTTAATGATATAAAAGCAGAAGTTATTAAAAACGGTACAAGTGATGTTACCCAAATAGCTGATATAATCAATAATGTAACTAATAATTACAATGTTACATTAACAGATGCTCAAATTAAACAAATAACTGACTTAATGGAAAAAATAGCGGCTCAAAAATATGACTATAATTCAATGAAACAAACATTAAACAATGTTTCTGATGTTGTTCAAGACAACTTAAAAGAAGCTGGTAAAGAAGTTGGTAATTCTGGAATAATGGATTCTGTAGGAGGTTTATTCTCTTCTATAGGAGATTGGTTCTCTAACTTATTTGGTGGAAGCAAAGATTTAGGTATTCTTGGTGAAACTAAAGATAATATGTTAGGAAGCAATGCAGTTATAAATGCTACAGACAAAGCTGCTGAAAAATTACCTTCTAGTGAAGAAGTTGATGGTTTCTTCCAAAAGATAATTAACTGGTTTACAAACTTATTTAATAATGACTCTGATAAAAATAACAATAGCGAGAATGTAAATAAGGATGCAAACAGTGAAGAATCTAAAGAAAATAATACTCAAACACCATCAAAAGAAGAACCTACTAATAACAACGTAGAAAATAATACAAATAGTACTGATAATAAACAAGATAGTCAAAGTACTGATAATACTCAAAATAGTAACAAAAATACTGATGATAATTCTTTAAATGTTCAAAGTGAAAACGAAGAACATTTTGATTCACAAAATACAAATCAATAA
- a CDS encoding type I restriction enzyme HsdR N-terminal domain-containing protein, translated as MSQELVKERVLKYLIEDLLVPQDMIDTNVLLSEFEEGAEGILDIVVNVKDKEEYFAPVLIVRCTDDDVELEGDVLQKEIEFLEYVDNITMAGRMILTNGDQMMYADWTGEEYDTEASLPTYEQMEKEFFEAEESIELEHHHHDGCGCGHDHHEEGHNCGCGDDCGCSK; from the coding sequence ATGTCACAAGAACTAGTTAAAGAAAGAGTTTTAAAATATTTAATAGAAGATTTATTAGTACCTCAAGATATGATAGATACAAATGTATTATTAAGTGAATTTGAAGAAGGTGCTGAAGGAATATTAGACATAGTTGTAAACGTAAAAGATAAAGAAGAATATTTTGCACCAGTATTAATCGTAAGATGTACAGACGATGATGTAGAATTAGAAGGAGATGTACTCCAAAAGGAAATAGAGTTCTTAGAGTATGTTGATAATATAACGATGGCTGGTAGAATGATACTTACAAATGGAGATCAAATGATGTATGCAGATTGGACAGGAGAAGAATACGATACAGAAGCATCTCTACCTACATACGAACAAATGGAAAAAGAGTTCTTCGAAGCAGAAGAAAGTATAGAATTAGAACACCATCACCACGACGGATGCGGATGCGGTCATGACCATCACGAAGAAGGACATAATTGTGGATGTGGGGATGATTGTGGTTGTTCAAAATAA